In Desulfofustis limnaeus, the genomic stretch AGAAAGGACCACCACCGCTTCCCGTCCATGCTTGGTGACCACTTGCGGACCTTCTTGTTGTGCGCAGGATACCAGTTGGCTGAACTTATTCTTGGCTTCCTGCAATTGCCAGGCATGACCCATGGCTCTCCCCCCTTCAACCGATTTGTTCTGTCTAGTCTGTCTAGATTATAAACGAGAATCGCCAACCGGTCAATCAGGAAAAGGTATCGCCCCTCACCGATATGATTCGTCTGACTCAAGGGAACCTCTACAAAGAAGCCCACTCCTGCCCCAGGTCTTCGGCAAATTCGGCGGCGGGGCATACCGAGTCGAGGTCGTCATAGTGCTGCAACTCTTCCTCCCCGTCGGGACAGGCGGCCATATCGGAGATGAGTTGCTCGGCCAGTCGATTCAGGTCGGCATCGGTGAGTGATGGTTCCGTCTCATCTTCCGCTGCATGCGCGTCAGTCGCCGGCGCTTCGGTCCCGGGTTCTTCATCCGGGTCTTCCTCGTCGGTTGCCAGCGCTTCGGTGACGGGTTCACTATCCAGGCCTTGCTCGTCGGTTGCCGGCACTTCAGTCCCGAGTTCATCCGGATTGTCTGATTTTTCTGCTATCCGATCGTCTTGCGGCTCCAGTGAGAGTTCAGCCGTCGGGGGAGCGTGCACCTGCGTTGTGGTCTCTTCGTCGGCCGAGTCTTTGATTTGCTCTGCGGTCTTGGATTCTGCTGAAGCTTCACGCTCCTGCTGCAGCGCATCATCTCTTTGCGGCGAGGTGATTTCACCGCCGGCCAGGCCGACATCAGCGGCCGTCAGGGTCGAGCCGTCGGCCATCTGGCAGGAGGTGCTGCCATAGACATGGTTTCCCTCTATCTCGTGGTAGGTCTCATCGCTTTCCAGGGAAATGGCGGTGATTCCCTGTTCATCAAGGGTCTTGAATTCATCTTCACCGGTGAGGCCGTCACCGTCCTTGTCCTGCCAGGTACCAAATGAGGCCCACGTTTCATCTCCGGAGTCGAGCAGACTGTTGCCGTTGCTGTCGAAGGCCCGGAGTCCCTGGAGGTCGGTGGCGGCATCGGGCACATAGCCGACCAGGGAAATTTCATCGAAGTGCGTGACCCGGCGGTCTGCGTCATAATCATAGACGAGAAAGGCATCATCGCAGCCGACCCACCCCGATACGTCGAGGCGGCCGTCGCCATTCCAGTCGAACCGCGGCTCCTCGCCAAGGGCCAGCAGTTCAACGCCGTCGCCGTCGAGATCGAGTACCACCGGGCTATACTGATAGGTATAGGTCCCTTTGCGGGTGGCCAGTTTGTCGAAATCGACAAAAATGGTGCCGGTGGCGCCGGCCCGATCTACCGCGGTGATGGTGAAGGTGGCAAAGTAGTCGACGGTCTCGTCCATATCATGGGTGCTGTAGCGGAAGCTGAACTCACCGCGATCGTTCTTCTGAATCAATCTGGCATTGGCATAATTGGTGCGCAACCGGCCGGCCGAGATGGCGGCAATGTCGCCCATCTCCACCCAGTTGTCCCCGCCGTTCTGGTCACGCACCTGAAAACTGAAATCACTCCACGGTCCCATACCTCCGATATTGACATGGAGCAGAATGGCATAGAGATTGGTGAACTGCGGGGCAAAATTGTGCTCGAGAATCTGCGGGATGGTCAACCGGCTCGGCACCTCACCGCCGTTGCCATCGGAGACCACATAGTCGATAGCCACCCGATCGGTGCCGATCGCCGGCTTGACCGCCAGGTTGCCGCCACTGATCGACACCTGCGCGTCGCCACGGACCACCCGGGGGCTGTGGATGGACAACCGGTCGCCATCCACGTCGTAATCGTTGCTGACGAGATCGTCGATACGGTAATAATTCCAGATATATTCTTCTGCAGGGGAGCCGACATCCTCCTGGACCACCGGCAGATCGTTGACCCCGGCCACCCGGATGTGCGACTGAACCGTCGAGACGGCGCCGTAGGAATCGACGACGTGATAGGAAAAGGTGTCGGTACCGAAAAAATCCGGGTCCGATCGATATGAAACGGCGCCGGTGGACGGATCGTACGAAATGCTGCCATGGGTTGCCCCACCCAGGCCGGCGAAGGCAATGGCATCCTCCTCATAGGCCGAAGCCATCTCCACATCGGTGTCGTTGGCCAGCAACTGGGCGATGGTGAACTGAAAATCGTTGTCTTCGACGGCCCCGTCAATGATCTCAGGGACCAGGATGGGCCGATCGTTGACCGGTTCGATGTCGAAGAAGGCTACCGAGTCCACCAGCTCACTGATCCCGTCGCTCACCGTATAGGTGAACCAGGCCTGACCGGGATAGCAGTTGTTGTAGTTCAGCTCCGGCCGGAACAACACCGTCCCGTCGGCCTGCAATTCAACCTGGCAGTGCTCACCGGCCTCGACGCCGACGATGGTCAGCGGATCGTTATCCACGTCGCTGTCGTTGGCCAGCAGTTCCGCCGCTCCGAGGGTAACGATCTCATCTTCTCTGGTGAAAATCAGCTCCGGGTAGACATCGGGCGAGGTGTTGATCTTCACCGCCAAGGTGGCGGTTGCCTCGGCGGTGCCGCCGTTGCCGTCGCTGATCCGGTAGGAGAAGGAGTCGATGCCGACCCAGTCCGCCGCCGGGGCGGTATAACGCACGGTGCCGTCGGCGGCCAGGGCAACGCTGCCGAACCGGGCGCTGCCCACCCCAGTGATTGCCAGCGCGTCGAAATCGGCATCGCTGTCGTTGGCCAGCAGCGCTGTTGGCAGCCAGACATTTTCATAGCCGCTGTTGCTCCACGCCACCAGGTCATCGTCCACCGCGAGCGGCTCATCATTGACACCGGTGATGGTTAGCTCGACCGCACCGATGGTTGTGCCGCCCTCGCTGTCCGTCACCCGATAGGAGAACGATGCCGGGCCGAAATAATCGTCTTCCGGCAGGAAGTGGATGATTCCATCGCCGTCGAGCCATACGTCGCCGTTGGTTGCGTCGACGAAGCCCTCGAAGCGCACGGCCGTGCCGTCCTCCACATCAGCGGCGCCGGCCATCAGCTCGGCCAGAGCGATACTCACTGCTTCGTCCTCCCAACCGGCGAGCGTGGCCCCGCCGACAACCGGCAGATCGTTGACCGGCAGCACAGCGACGTTCAGCCGGCCGTCGATCGCCTCGCCGCTGTCGTTTACCGCCCGATAGCTCAGCGTCGTTTCGCCATACCAGTCCGGGTCGGGGACAAAGCGGAATAGCCCGGCGTCGCTCTCGATGCGACCTCCCGCTGCGACCTCGAGGGTGTCCAGATGCATCTGTTCGCCGTCGGGGTCCCGCAGGAATCGGCTCACCTCGGCCGGCGTGAAGAGCAGCGGCTGATCCTCCCGGAGCAGCAACCGGTCGGCGACCATGATCGGCTGATCGGCGACATTTTCGACATCAACGGTTACCCACCCCCAGGCCTCGTTGTTCTCTTCGTCCCGTACGCCATAGAAAAAACCGGCATCGGCCCCGAAATAATCGAGCTCCGGCACGAATTCCACCTGGCCGTCGGCGCTGAGACTGGCCGTGCCGTGTCGGGCCTCGCCCAAGCCGATGAACTGCAACCGGCCGTCAGGGTCCGAGTCGTTGCCCATCAGGTCGGCAACGCTCAGCACCAACGGCTCCTCTTCCCGCGTCGCGAAGACGTCGATCCCGAAGTCGGTGGGGTCGTCGACCGGGGTGATCGCCAGCGTCAGACGGCCGGTAAGCGTTTCTCCCTGCCCGTCTGTGCAGGTGAACAACACGTCTGTTTCACCGTGAAAATCGGCCTCCGGGACATAGCTGAAGACCGTTCCATCCGTTTCCACCCGGCCCGGGCCGGCTGGTGACAACGAGGTAAGTACGAGATCATCCCCGTCCGGATCGGTGAGAAAGCGCGCCAGCGTTGCCCGGGAAAAGACGACCGGCTGATCTTCCTGGCCGACGATCCGATCAGCGACAGGTTGCGGCCGATCGTTGCGGTTGGTCACGTGCACCGCAACCCAGCCTTGCGCCTCGTTGCCGTCGCCATCGACCACGGCATAGGTGAATCCGGCCGCGGTGCCGAAATAGTCGTGATCCGGGGTGAATTGCACAGTGCCGTCGTCTGTCAGGTCGACACTGCCGTGTACCGCTGCTCCAAGTTCGGCGAACCGAAGCGGGCCATCGGGATCTGAACTGCCGGCCAGCAGATCGGCAAGCTTGATCGACACCGGTGTTTCTTCCGTGGTGGGTAAGGTTGTGTCGGCAAATCGGGTGGGATCATCCACCGGTTCAACGGCCAGCGAGATGTGCGCCTCTACCGTCTCGCCATGCGGATCGGCGACGCTCAGGGACAGCAGGGCCGGGCCATGATAGTCGGCCTGCGGTACAAACGAGAAAAGACCACCCTGCTCGACCACCCGACCACCGGTAATGGCCTGGCAGTCGACGACCGACAGCGGGTCACCGTCGGGATCGGAGAAGAGACGGGCCAGGGTCGGCGCGTCGAAGGACAGCGGTACGTCTTCATCAGTCATCAGCGAACCACCGAGCACTTCCGGCCGGTCGTTAACCGGCGCAACCGCAACCTGCACCCAGCCTTCCGACACCGCAGCTTCGCTGTCGGCAACCCGATAGAAAAAGCCGGCCTGGTCCCCATGGTAATGAGCTTCCGGGGTGAAGGTAATCGTTCCGTCGGCGTCCTGGGCAACGCTTCCGCGGTGAGCTTCACCTAACGCCACAAAGGTGAAGACCGTGCCGTCCACATCGGTGTCGTTGGCCAGCAGGTCGGCAACGCTGGTCGTGACGGCTTGGTCCTCACGGGTGGTGAGCAGGTCGTCGCCGGTATCGATGGGATCGTTGACCGCGGTGACGGTGAAGGCCAGAGACCCCTCCACGAAGCCTCGATGATTGTCGCTGGCCCGATAGTCAAAGAAGGCCGGCCCGGCATAGTTTGCCGCCGGCTGAAAGGCCAGATAACCGTCCACGGTGATGAAGCTGCCGCCGCTGACATTGCTGACCGATTCCAGACGCAAGTCGTCGCCATCGGGATCAAAGAGAAAGATGGCAACCTCTTGCGGTGAGAAGACGAGGATCTCATCCTCGTCGATGGGCGGCCGGGTCGTTTCCATGACCACCGGCGGCTCCCGACTGGCCAACACCTCCACGTGGGCCCACCCGACGGCGCGGTTGCCGGATTCATCGACC encodes the following:
- a CDS encoding tandem-95 repeat protein encodes the protein MKSAEYVALVSQLTYTQVPKGVKAGQLVNVLEAGSIVSGLSKLWPGVDHIGVTVSMDTVDPDFGTSLYHLIVSQHTDRESRIKILEAIQNAKGIDPLIVFINETINVLTEKVASLRAAVAEHTERQEVEDGNQGNEKISDEAHLAQYEKKLLSLVKSRDSIIVDTYGGDSSFVDQWLRVALENAGNDAQSQETVSPAEPVGPTPDFPLLQFRAADDHSVYFLCSDGRIIRAPELDEPQSPDATQVINDDQPPLTVAALRQQLLDLGLTAQQATALIERSGFDEIERMAAHVAETQEHFHDYQVHVSERLLVADIALLGAQQQLVSAVQDGDLTNLVQAVFGYYSAASQRASLTELGSSSAGPATLNQVVSGLQSAVALGQAIEDSDTFSMLAQGAGLLGQIDRYLVANGHESLLGSPGSSALSLGASSLSLLQALDNGNGWAMAQSSVDLAIQIDQYLAAYAAADATSAIATTGAEINATGTALQGLASVIGLVLNLSQLDEVLESGDAGAIAITAANTAHHAVNAYNSAATLANASKPATVSSPALSYAGYAAAALQAADGDTRGAAISAASTYLMSCPPYGWIFALVLQIGNMMVGSRDQPEATASFSLDADGTITVHVGGDAEMQEAAGSSGWSLVPVLESYRDAGGRLLIDGAMPRLNATAGEPFRIIYDDSCGGRIEVRLDDMSRAAEQLRGVLYARDRGERLDRAVQTARSSDGRIDLQAVDAVMAGYGFTRRGSTYVTGETSSRIGSSTGSGVIRGGGNQGPQDRLFVAEAKDVTSLPIPPDQLPAQRMGQVLRVAGLNTLFGGSGADMLAMSLILPGGLLGLAAATTAASGSLADDHPGIRPATPAELNEYRQWLQQLDGSDAAPVDHRGLDRHEASETAWSDKSGLAAHPASTWAAQSSLQAWSVTGQPGDALSLRDAQVFTGWQHTGSLAAWWQRNADGALTSRHLRQEGMVEQAQVFAQPQQHPFSGGRVEPFAHTDDNSFPDSRVEAGASASAADEAALPDQPEEPPPAEPHFRMAEDTILRFLPAELLEDTLSGAYGLSAEQPLLRSLDGANHGSVWIDDNGDIRFAPDPGFVGTASFSFTVQLPDGTTRRDQAIVRVENVNDEPVAAPDRFTLQEGQPFFLDHLLVNDYDPDGDPLVLDHLRGVTRAEVSVVDGRLALVPEPGFVGDIEFSYWIRDAIDAYPVMATACLTYEDVNGPPLPGSDRFLIREDSTMTTSVEQLLANDREFDGETIRFVALGAARHGTVTLGSGGAVSFTPEADYAGNDAGFSYEVVDESGNRAVGWAHVEVLASREPPVVMETTRPPIDEDEILVFSPQEVAIFLFDPDGDDLRLESVSNVSGGSFITVDGYLAFQPAANYAGPAFFDYRASDNHRGFVEGSLAFTVTAVNDPIDTGDDLLTTREDQAVTTSVADLLANDTDVDGTVFTFVALGEAHRGSVAQDADGTITFTPEAHYHGDQAGFFYRVADSEAAVSEGWVQVAVAPVNDRPEVLGGSLMTDEDVPLSFDAPTLARLFSDPDGDPLSVVDCQAITGGRVVEQGGLFSFVPQADYHGPALLSLSVADPHGETVEAHISLAVEPVDDPTRFADTTLPTTEETPVSIKLADLLAGSSDPDGPLRFAELGAAVHGSVDLTDDGTVQFTPDHDYFGTAAGFTYAVVDGDGNEAQGWVAVHVTNRNDRPQPVADRIVGQEDQPVVFSRATLARFLTDPDGDDLVLTSLSPAGPGRVETDGTVFSYVPEADFHGETDVLFTCTDGQGETLTGRLTLAITPVDDPTDFGIDVFATREEEPLVLSVADLMGNDSDPDGRLQFIGLGEARHGTASLSADGQVEFVPELDYFGADAGFFYGVRDEENNEAWGWVTVDVENVADQPIMVADRLLLREDQPLLFTPAEVSRFLRDPDGEQMHLDTLEVAAGGRIESDAGLFRFVPDPDWYGETTLSYRAVNDSGEAIDGRLNVAVLPVNDLPVVGGATLAGWEDEAVSIALAELMAGAADVEDGTAVRFEGFVDATNGDVWLDGDGIIHFLPEDDYFGPASFSYRVTDSEGGTTIGAVELTITGVNDEPLAVDDDLVAWSNSGYENVWLPTALLANDSDADFDALAITGVGSARFGSVALAADGTVRYTAPAADWVGIDSFSYRISDGNGGTAEATATLAVKINTSPDVYPELIFTREDEIVTLGAAELLANDSDVDNDPLTIVGVEAGEHCQVELQADGTVLFRPELNYNNCYPGQAWFTYTVSDGISELVDSVAFFDIEPVNDRPILVPEIIDGAVEDNDFQFTIAQLLANDTDVEMASAYEEDAIAFAGLGGATHGSISYDPSTGAVSYRSDPDFFGTDTFSYHVVDSYGAVSTVQSHIRVAGVNDLPVVQEDVGSPAEEYIWNYYRIDDLVSNDYDVDGDRLSIHSPRVVRGDAQVSISGGNLAVKPAIGTDRVAIDYVVSDGNGGEVPSRLTIPQILEHNFAPQFTNLYAILLHVNIGGMGPWSDFSFQVRDQNGGDNWVEMGDIAAISAGRLRTNYANARLIQKNDRGEFSFRYSTHDMDETVDYFATFTITAVDRAGATGTIFVDFDKLATRKGTYTYQYSPVVLDLDGDGVELLALGEEPRFDWNGDGRLDVSGWVGCDDAFLVYDYDADRRVTHFDEISLVGYVPDAATDLQGLRAFDSNGNSLLDSGDETWASFGTWQDKDGDGLTGEDEFKTLDEQGITAISLESDETYHEIEGNHVYGSTSCQMADGSTLTAADVGLAGGEITSPQRDDALQQEREASAESKTAEQIKDSADEETTTQVHAPPTAELSLEPQDDRIAEKSDNPDELGTEVPATDEQGLDSEPVTEALATDEEDPDEEPGTEAPATDAHAAEDETEPSLTDADLNRLAEQLISDMAACPDGEEELQHYDDLDSVCPAAEFAEDLGQEWASL